From a single Ooceraea biroi isolate clonal line C1 chromosome 12, Obir_v5.4, whole genome shotgun sequence genomic region:
- the LOC105278858 gene encoding leupaxin isoform X3: METTRVPEEENLYQVYNHEKATGNLVTLDALLADLQNTVSSEGNHVGGNATPGYGSLNGARTHVTTGYRSYDNRTSPLPPQSPTYQNREAIEETIGKTGSASYTQTSAGGKMPSLNNNLSELDTLLQDLSNARYNAHYQERDSRVSTTGMNGGAISPMLRSPSSMSASRPTVDSLLEELSTAVPNGDYPADGKVRVTIQETSTEIQPVYDGYPSSQHGSLNRTEVQRSYSNNHTASNATKELDDLMASLSEFKINSGTHQHQTVTDSPYAKPNKATKSSQSPLPTVEGTRVHITETHTTHQYLPGESQSLKQNQLDSMLGNLQADMSRQGVNTTQKGCCSACEKPIVGQVITALGKTWHPEHFTCTHCNQELGTRNFFEREGHPYCETDYHNLFSPRCAYCNGPILDKCVTALEKTWHTEHFFCAQCGKQFGEEGFHERDGKPYCREDYFDMFAPKCGGCNRAIMENYISALNSQWHPDCFVCRDCRQKFQGGSFFDHEGLPYCETHYHAKRGSLCAGCHKPITGRCITAMFRKFHPEHFVCAFCLKQLNKGTFKEQNDKPYCHGCFEKLFG; this comes from the exons ATGGAGACGACGCGGGTTCCCGAAGAGGAGAACCTGTACCAGGTGTACAATCACGAGAAAGCGACCGGCAACCTCGTTACTCTCG ATGCGCTGCTGGCGGACTTGCAGAACACCGTGTCGTCGGAAGGGAATCACGTCGGCGGTAACGCGACACCCGGTTACGGATCATTGAATGGCGCGCGCACTCACGTGACCACCGGGTATAGATCCTACGATAATCGAACctcgccgctgccgccgcaaTCG CCTACTTATCAGAACCGTGAGGCGATAGAGGAAACCATCGGTAAAACCGGAAGCGCGTCTTACACGCAGACCAGCGCCGGAGGAAAAATGCCCTCCCTCAATAACAATCTGTCCGAGCTGGACACTCTTCTGCAAGATCTGAGCAATGCGCGCTATAACGCTCATTATCAGGAAAGAG ACAGCCGCGTATCCACGACGGGAATGAACGGGGGCGCGATTAGTCCCATGCTCCGCTCCCCAAGTAGTATGTCAGCTTCTCGACCCACCGTCGACTCATTGCTCGAGGAGCTAAGCACCGCCGTGCCTAATGG AGACTACCCCGCCGATGGAAAGGTGAGAGTCACCATACAAGAAACATCCACGGAGATACAGCCGGTCTATGACGGCTATCCCTCCAGTCAGCATGGATCGCTGAATCGCACCGAGGTTCAGAGGAGTTACTCTAACAATCATACCGCGAGTAACGCTACCAAGGAGCTGGACGATCTAATGGCTTCGCTTTCCGAGTTCAAG ATCAACAGCGGCACCCATCAGCATCAGACGGTGACCGACTCGCCGTACGCGAAGCCCAACAAGGCCACGAAGAGTTCGCAAAGCCCGTTACCCACCGTTGAGGGCACGCGCGTCCACATCACCGAGACTCACACGACCCATCAGTATCTTCCGGGGGAGAGCCAATCCCTCAAGCAGAACCAGTTGGATTCTATGCTTGGGAACCTCCAGGCCGACATGAGCCGCCAAGGTGTTAACACGACTCAGAAGGGATGCTGCAGCGCCTGCGAGAAACCCATCGTGGGCCAG GTGATAACCGCCCTGGGCAAAACGTGGCATCCGGAACATTTTACGTGCACTCATTGCAATCAGGAATTGGGCACGAGGAACTTCTTCGAAAGAGAGGGCCATCCCTACTGCGAAACAGATTATCACAACTTGTTCTCGCCCCGCTGCGCTTATTGTAACGGGCCTATTCTTGAT AAATGCGTGACCGCCCTGGAAAAGACCTGGCACACCGAGCACTTCTTCTGCGCTCAATGCGGCAAGCAGTTTGGCGAGGAGGGCTTCCACGAGCGGGACGGCAAACCGTATTGCCGCGAGGACTACTTTGACATGTTTGCGCCCAAATGCGGTGGCTGCAATCGTGCCATCATGGAGAACTATATATCGGCGCTAAACAGCCAGTGGCATCCAGACTGCTTCGTTTGCCGG GATTGCCGGCAGAAGTTCCAGGGGGGTTCCTTCTTCGATCACGAGGGACTGCCCTATTGCGAGACGCACTACCACGCCAAGAGGGGATCCTTGTGCGCAGGATGTCACAAGCCTATCACTG GTCGCTGCATAACGGCGATGTTCCGCAAATTCCATCCCGAGCACTTCGTGTGCGCATTCTGCCTGAAGCAGCTGAACAAGGGCACGTTCAAGGAGCAGAACGACAAGCCCTACTGCCACGGCTGCTTCGAGAAGCTCTTCGGATAA
- the LOC105278858 gene encoding paxillin isoform X2, which yields MTDVMRPVSPISPVRLATIRHHARWEQYINALLADLQNTVSSEGNHVGGNATPGYGSLNGARTHVTTGYRSYDNRTSPLPPQSPTYQNREAIEETIGKTGSASYTQTSAGGKMPSLNNNLSELDTLLQDLSNARYNAHYQERDSRVSTTGMNGGAISPMLRSPSSMSASRPTVDSLLEELSTAVPNGDYPADGKVRVTIQETSTEIQPVYDGYPSSQHGSLNRTEVQRSYSNNHTASNATKELDDLMASLSEFKINSGTHQHQTVTDSPYAKPNKATKSSQSPLPTVEGTRVHITETHTTHQYLPGESQSLKQNQLDSMLGNLQADMSRQGVNTTQKGCCSACEKPIVGQVITALGKTWHPEHFTCTHCNQELGTRNFFEREGHPYCETDYHNLFSPRCAYCNGPILDKCVTALEKTWHTEHFFCAQCGKQFGEEGFHERDGKPYCREDYFDMFAPKCGGCNRAIMENYISALNSQWHPDCFVCRDCRQKFQGGSFFDHEGLPYCETHYHAKRGSLCAGCHKPITGRCITAMFRKFHPEHFVCAFCLKQLNKGTFKEQNDKPYCHGCFEKLFG from the exons ATGACGGACGTGATGAGGCCTGTCTCGCCGATTTCGCCGGTTCGCCTGGCGACGATTCGACATCACGCGCGATGGGAGCAATACATCA ATGCGCTGCTGGCGGACTTGCAGAACACCGTGTCGTCGGAAGGGAATCACGTCGGCGGTAACGCGACACCCGGTTACGGATCATTGAATGGCGCGCGCACTCACGTGACCACCGGGTATAGATCCTACGATAATCGAACctcgccgctgccgccgcaaTCG CCTACTTATCAGAACCGTGAGGCGATAGAGGAAACCATCGGTAAAACCGGAAGCGCGTCTTACACGCAGACCAGCGCCGGAGGAAAAATGCCCTCCCTCAATAACAATCTGTCCGAGCTGGACACTCTTCTGCAAGATCTGAGCAATGCGCGCTATAACGCTCATTATCAGGAAAGAG ACAGCCGCGTATCCACGACGGGAATGAACGGGGGCGCGATTAGTCCCATGCTCCGCTCCCCAAGTAGTATGTCAGCTTCTCGACCCACCGTCGACTCATTGCTCGAGGAGCTAAGCACCGCCGTGCCTAATGG AGACTACCCCGCCGATGGAAAGGTGAGAGTCACCATACAAGAAACATCCACGGAGATACAGCCGGTCTATGACGGCTATCCCTCCAGTCAGCATGGATCGCTGAATCGCACCGAGGTTCAGAGGAGTTACTCTAACAATCATACCGCGAGTAACGCTACCAAGGAGCTGGACGATCTAATGGCTTCGCTTTCCGAGTTCAAG ATCAACAGCGGCACCCATCAGCATCAGACGGTGACCGACTCGCCGTACGCGAAGCCCAACAAGGCCACGAAGAGTTCGCAAAGCCCGTTACCCACCGTTGAGGGCACGCGCGTCCACATCACCGAGACTCACACGACCCATCAGTATCTTCCGGGGGAGAGCCAATCCCTCAAGCAGAACCAGTTGGATTCTATGCTTGGGAACCTCCAGGCCGACATGAGCCGCCAAGGTGTTAACACGACTCAGAAGGGATGCTGCAGCGCCTGCGAGAAACCCATCGTGGGCCAG GTGATAACCGCCCTGGGCAAAACGTGGCATCCGGAACATTTTACGTGCACTCATTGCAATCAGGAATTGGGCACGAGGAACTTCTTCGAAAGAGAGGGCCATCCCTACTGCGAAACAGATTATCACAACTTGTTCTCGCCCCGCTGCGCTTATTGTAACGGGCCTATTCTTGAT AAATGCGTGACCGCCCTGGAAAAGACCTGGCACACCGAGCACTTCTTCTGCGCTCAATGCGGCAAGCAGTTTGGCGAGGAGGGCTTCCACGAGCGGGACGGCAAACCGTATTGCCGCGAGGACTACTTTGACATGTTTGCGCCCAAATGCGGTGGCTGCAATCGTGCCATCATGGAGAACTATATATCGGCGCTAAACAGCCAGTGGCATCCAGACTGCTTCGTTTGCCGG GATTGCCGGCAGAAGTTCCAGGGGGGTTCCTTCTTCGATCACGAGGGACTGCCCTATTGCGAGACGCACTACCACGCCAAGAGGGGATCCTTGTGCGCAGGATGTCACAAGCCTATCACTG GTCGCTGCATAACGGCGATGTTCCGCAAATTCCATCCCGAGCACTTCGTGTGCGCATTCTGCCTGAAGCAGCTGAACAAGGGCACGTTCAAGGAGCAGAACGACAAGCCCTACTGCCACGGCTGCTTCGAGAAGCTCTTCGGATAA
- the LOC105278858 gene encoding paxillin isoform X5: METTRVPEEENLYQVYNHEKATGNLVTLDALLADLQNTVSSEGNHVGGNATPGYGSLNGARTHVTTGYRSYDNRTSPLPPQSPTYQNREAIEETIGKTGSASYTQTSAGGKMPSLNNNLSELDTLLQDLSNARYNAHYQERDSRVSTTGMNGGAISPMLRSPSSMSASRPTVDSLLEELSTAVPNGDYPADGKVRVTIQETSTEIQPVYDGYPSSQHGSLNRTEVQRSYSNNHTASNATKELDDLMASLSEFKINSGTHQHQTVTDSPYAKPNKATKSSQSPLPTVEGTRVHITETHTTHQYLPGESQSLKQNQLDSMLGNLQADMSRQGVNTTQKGCCSACEKPIVGQVITALGKTWHPEHFTCTHCNQELGTRNFFEREGHPYCETDYHNLFSPRCAYCNGPILDKCVTALEKTWHTEHFFCAQCGKQFGEEGFHERDGKPYCREDYFDMFAPKCGGCNRAIMENYISALNSQWHPDCFVCRDCKKPVSGKSFYAMEGQPVCPKCVGVDDDEEEEEA, encoded by the exons ATGGAGACGACGCGGGTTCCCGAAGAGGAGAACCTGTACCAGGTGTACAATCACGAGAAAGCGACCGGCAACCTCGTTACTCTCG ATGCGCTGCTGGCGGACTTGCAGAACACCGTGTCGTCGGAAGGGAATCACGTCGGCGGTAACGCGACACCCGGTTACGGATCATTGAATGGCGCGCGCACTCACGTGACCACCGGGTATAGATCCTACGATAATCGAACctcgccgctgccgccgcaaTCG CCTACTTATCAGAACCGTGAGGCGATAGAGGAAACCATCGGTAAAACCGGAAGCGCGTCTTACACGCAGACCAGCGCCGGAGGAAAAATGCCCTCCCTCAATAACAATCTGTCCGAGCTGGACACTCTTCTGCAAGATCTGAGCAATGCGCGCTATAACGCTCATTATCAGGAAAGAG ACAGCCGCGTATCCACGACGGGAATGAACGGGGGCGCGATTAGTCCCATGCTCCGCTCCCCAAGTAGTATGTCAGCTTCTCGACCCACCGTCGACTCATTGCTCGAGGAGCTAAGCACCGCCGTGCCTAATGG AGACTACCCCGCCGATGGAAAGGTGAGAGTCACCATACAAGAAACATCCACGGAGATACAGCCGGTCTATGACGGCTATCCCTCCAGTCAGCATGGATCGCTGAATCGCACCGAGGTTCAGAGGAGTTACTCTAACAATCATACCGCGAGTAACGCTACCAAGGAGCTGGACGATCTAATGGCTTCGCTTTCCGAGTTCAAG ATCAACAGCGGCACCCATCAGCATCAGACGGTGACCGACTCGCCGTACGCGAAGCCCAACAAGGCCACGAAGAGTTCGCAAAGCCCGTTACCCACCGTTGAGGGCACGCGCGTCCACATCACCGAGACTCACACGACCCATCAGTATCTTCCGGGGGAGAGCCAATCCCTCAAGCAGAACCAGTTGGATTCTATGCTTGGGAACCTCCAGGCCGACATGAGCCGCCAAGGTGTTAACACGACTCAGAAGGGATGCTGCAGCGCCTGCGAGAAACCCATCGTGGGCCAG GTGATAACCGCCCTGGGCAAAACGTGGCATCCGGAACATTTTACGTGCACTCATTGCAATCAGGAATTGGGCACGAGGAACTTCTTCGAAAGAGAGGGCCATCCCTACTGCGAAACAGATTATCACAACTTGTTCTCGCCCCGCTGCGCTTATTGTAACGGGCCTATTCTTGAT AAATGCGTGACCGCCCTGGAAAAGACCTGGCACACCGAGCACTTCTTCTGCGCTCAATGCGGCAAGCAGTTTGGCGAGGAGGGCTTCCACGAGCGGGACGGCAAACCGTATTGCCGCGAGGACTACTTTGACATGTTTGCGCCCAAATGCGGTGGCTGCAATCGTGCCATCATGGAGAACTATATATCGGCGCTAAACAGCCAGTGGCATCCAGACTGCTTCGTTTGCCGG GACTGCAAGAAGCCGGTCTCCGGAAAGTCCTTCTACGCGATGGAGGGACAGCCGGTGTGCCCCAAGTGCGTCGGGGTGGACGAtgacgaagaggaagaggaggcgTAA
- the LOC105278858 gene encoding paxillin isoform X1 yields MAMDRTMYGKIEPGDIYQPYRITIKKGSPPGYALLADLQNTVSSEGNHVGGNATPGYGSLNGARTHVTTGYRSYDNRTSPLPPQSPTYQNREAIEETIGKTGSASYTQTSAGGKMPSLNNNLSELDTLLQDLSNARYNAHYQERDSRVSTTGMNGGAISPMLRSPSSMSASRPTVDSLLEELSTAVPNGDYPADGKVRVTIQETSTEIQPVYDGYPSSQHGSLNRTEVQRSYSNNHTASNATKELDDLMASLSEFKINSGTHQHQTVTDSPYAKPNKATKSSQSPLPTVEGTRVHITETHTTHQYLPGESQSLKQNQLDSMLGNLQADMSRQGVNTTQKGCCSACEKPIVGQVITALGKTWHPEHFTCTHCNQELGTRNFFEREGHPYCETDYHNLFSPRCAYCNGPILDKCVTALEKTWHTEHFFCAQCGKQFGEEGFHERDGKPYCREDYFDMFAPKCGGCNRAIMENYISALNSQWHPDCFVCRDCRQKFQGGSFFDHEGLPYCETHYHAKRGSLCAGCHKPITGRCITAMFRKFHPEHFVCAFCLKQLNKGTFKEQNDKPYCHGCFEKLFG; encoded by the exons ATGGCGATGGATCGGACGATGTACGGCAAGATAGAGCCGGGTGATATCTACCAGCCCTACAGAATCACCATAAAGAAGGGCTCGCCTCCTGGAT ATGCGCTGCTGGCGGACTTGCAGAACACCGTGTCGTCGGAAGGGAATCACGTCGGCGGTAACGCGACACCCGGTTACGGATCATTGAATGGCGCGCGCACTCACGTGACCACCGGGTATAGATCCTACGATAATCGAACctcgccgctgccgccgcaaTCG CCTACTTATCAGAACCGTGAGGCGATAGAGGAAACCATCGGTAAAACCGGAAGCGCGTCTTACACGCAGACCAGCGCCGGAGGAAAAATGCCCTCCCTCAATAACAATCTGTCCGAGCTGGACACTCTTCTGCAAGATCTGAGCAATGCGCGCTATAACGCTCATTATCAGGAAAGAG ACAGCCGCGTATCCACGACGGGAATGAACGGGGGCGCGATTAGTCCCATGCTCCGCTCCCCAAGTAGTATGTCAGCTTCTCGACCCACCGTCGACTCATTGCTCGAGGAGCTAAGCACCGCCGTGCCTAATGG AGACTACCCCGCCGATGGAAAGGTGAGAGTCACCATACAAGAAACATCCACGGAGATACAGCCGGTCTATGACGGCTATCCCTCCAGTCAGCATGGATCGCTGAATCGCACCGAGGTTCAGAGGAGTTACTCTAACAATCATACCGCGAGTAACGCTACCAAGGAGCTGGACGATCTAATGGCTTCGCTTTCCGAGTTCAAG ATCAACAGCGGCACCCATCAGCATCAGACGGTGACCGACTCGCCGTACGCGAAGCCCAACAAGGCCACGAAGAGTTCGCAAAGCCCGTTACCCACCGTTGAGGGCACGCGCGTCCACATCACCGAGACTCACACGACCCATCAGTATCTTCCGGGGGAGAGCCAATCCCTCAAGCAGAACCAGTTGGATTCTATGCTTGGGAACCTCCAGGCCGACATGAGCCGCCAAGGTGTTAACACGACTCAGAAGGGATGCTGCAGCGCCTGCGAGAAACCCATCGTGGGCCAG GTGATAACCGCCCTGGGCAAAACGTGGCATCCGGAACATTTTACGTGCACTCATTGCAATCAGGAATTGGGCACGAGGAACTTCTTCGAAAGAGAGGGCCATCCCTACTGCGAAACAGATTATCACAACTTGTTCTCGCCCCGCTGCGCTTATTGTAACGGGCCTATTCTTGAT AAATGCGTGACCGCCCTGGAAAAGACCTGGCACACCGAGCACTTCTTCTGCGCTCAATGCGGCAAGCAGTTTGGCGAGGAGGGCTTCCACGAGCGGGACGGCAAACCGTATTGCCGCGAGGACTACTTTGACATGTTTGCGCCCAAATGCGGTGGCTGCAATCGTGCCATCATGGAGAACTATATATCGGCGCTAAACAGCCAGTGGCATCCAGACTGCTTCGTTTGCCGG GATTGCCGGCAGAAGTTCCAGGGGGGTTCCTTCTTCGATCACGAGGGACTGCCCTATTGCGAGACGCACTACCACGCCAAGAGGGGATCCTTGTGCGCAGGATGTCACAAGCCTATCACTG GTCGCTGCATAACGGCGATGTTCCGCAAATTCCATCCCGAGCACTTCGTGTGCGCATTCTGCCTGAAGCAGCTGAACAAGGGCACGTTCAAGGAGCAGAACGACAAGCCCTACTGCCACGGCTGCTTCGAGAAGCTCTTCGGATAA
- the LOC105278858 gene encoding paxillin isoform X6, whose amino-acid sequence MAMDRTMYGKIEPGDIYQPYRITIKKGSPPGYALLADLQNTVSSEGNHVGGNATPGYGSLNGARTHVTTGYRSYDNRTSPLPPQSPTYQNREAIEETIGKTGSASYTQTSAGGKMPSLNNNLSELDTLLQDLSNARYNAHYQERDSRVSTTGMNGGAISPMLRSPSSMSASRPTVDSLLEELSTAVPNGDYPADGKVRVTIQETSTEIQPVYDGYPSSQHGSLNRTEVQRSYSNNHTASNATKELDDLMASLSEFKINSGTHQHQTVTDSPYAKPNKATKSSQSPLPTVEGTRVHITETHTTHQYLPGESQSLKQNQLDSMLGNLQADMSRQGVNTTQKGCCSACEKPIVGQVITALGKTWHPEHFTCTHCNQELGTRNFFEREGHPYCETDYHNLFSPRCAYCNGPILDKCVTALEKTWHTEHFFCAQCGKQFGEEGFHERDGKPYCREDYFDMFAPKCGGCNRAIMENYISALNSQWHPDCFVCRDCKKPVSGKSFYAMEGQPVCPKCVGVDDDEEEEEDCRQKFQGGSFFDHEGLPYCETHYHAKRGSLCAGCHKPITGRCITAMFRKFHPEHFVCAFCLKQLNKGTFKEQNDKPYCHGCFEKLFG is encoded by the exons ATGGCGATGGATCGGACGATGTACGGCAAGATAGAGCCGGGTGATATCTACCAGCCCTACAGAATCACCATAAAGAAGGGCTCGCCTCCTGGAT ATGCGCTGCTGGCGGACTTGCAGAACACCGTGTCGTCGGAAGGGAATCACGTCGGCGGTAACGCGACACCCGGTTACGGATCATTGAATGGCGCGCGCACTCACGTGACCACCGGGTATAGATCCTACGATAATCGAACctcgccgctgccgccgcaaTCG CCTACTTATCAGAACCGTGAGGCGATAGAGGAAACCATCGGTAAAACCGGAAGCGCGTCTTACACGCAGACCAGCGCCGGAGGAAAAATGCCCTCCCTCAATAACAATCTGTCCGAGCTGGACACTCTTCTGCAAGATCTGAGCAATGCGCGCTATAACGCTCATTATCAGGAAAGAG ACAGCCGCGTATCCACGACGGGAATGAACGGGGGCGCGATTAGTCCCATGCTCCGCTCCCCAAGTAGTATGTCAGCTTCTCGACCCACCGTCGACTCATTGCTCGAGGAGCTAAGCACCGCCGTGCCTAATGG AGACTACCCCGCCGATGGAAAGGTGAGAGTCACCATACAAGAAACATCCACGGAGATACAGCCGGTCTATGACGGCTATCCCTCCAGTCAGCATGGATCGCTGAATCGCACCGAGGTTCAGAGGAGTTACTCTAACAATCATACCGCGAGTAACGCTACCAAGGAGCTGGACGATCTAATGGCTTCGCTTTCCGAGTTCAAG ATCAACAGCGGCACCCATCAGCATCAGACGGTGACCGACTCGCCGTACGCGAAGCCCAACAAGGCCACGAAGAGTTCGCAAAGCCCGTTACCCACCGTTGAGGGCACGCGCGTCCACATCACCGAGACTCACACGACCCATCAGTATCTTCCGGGGGAGAGCCAATCCCTCAAGCAGAACCAGTTGGATTCTATGCTTGGGAACCTCCAGGCCGACATGAGCCGCCAAGGTGTTAACACGACTCAGAAGGGATGCTGCAGCGCCTGCGAGAAACCCATCGTGGGCCAG GTGATAACCGCCCTGGGCAAAACGTGGCATCCGGAACATTTTACGTGCACTCATTGCAATCAGGAATTGGGCACGAGGAACTTCTTCGAAAGAGAGGGCCATCCCTACTGCGAAACAGATTATCACAACTTGTTCTCGCCCCGCTGCGCTTATTGTAACGGGCCTATTCTTGAT AAATGCGTGACCGCCCTGGAAAAGACCTGGCACACCGAGCACTTCTTCTGCGCTCAATGCGGCAAGCAGTTTGGCGAGGAGGGCTTCCACGAGCGGGACGGCAAACCGTATTGCCGCGAGGACTACTTTGACATGTTTGCGCCCAAATGCGGTGGCTGCAATCGTGCCATCATGGAGAACTATATATCGGCGCTAAACAGCCAGTGGCATCCAGACTGCTTCGTTTGCCGG GACTGCAAGAAGCCGGTCTCCGGAAAGTCCTTCTACGCGATGGAGGGACAGCCGGTGTGCCCCAAGTGCGTCGGGGTGGACGAtgacgaagaggaagaggag GATTGCCGGCAGAAGTTCCAGGGGGGTTCCTTCTTCGATCACGAGGGACTGCCCTATTGCGAGACGCACTACCACGCCAAGAGGGGATCCTTGTGCGCAGGATGTCACAAGCCTATCACTG GTCGCTGCATAACGGCGATGTTCCGCAAATTCCATCCCGAGCACTTCGTGTGCGCATTCTGCCTGAAGCAGCTGAACAAGGGCACGTTCAAGGAGCAGAACGACAAGCCCTACTGCCACGGCTGCTTCGAGAAGCTCTTCGGATAA
- the LOC105278858 gene encoding leupaxin isoform X7, with the protein METTRVPEEENLYQVYNHEKATGNLVTLDALLADLQNTVSSEGNHVGGNATPGYGSLNGARTHVTTGYRSYDNRTSPLPPQSPTYQNREAIEETIGKTGSASYTQTSAGGKMPSLNNNLSELDTLLQDLSNARYNAHYQERDSRVSTTGMNGGAISPMLRSPSSMSASRPTVDSLLEELSTAVPNGDYPADGKVRVTIQETSTEIQPVYDGYPSSQHGSLNRTEVQRSYSNNHTASNATKELDDLMASLSEFKINSGTHQHQTVTDSPYAKPNKATKSSQSPLPTVEGTRVHITETHTTHQYLPGESQSLKQNQLDSMLGNLQADMSRQGVNTTQKGCCSACEKPIVGQVITALGKTWHPEHFTCTHCNQELGTRNFFEREGHPYCETDYHNLFSPRCAYCNGPILDKCVTALEKTWHTEHFFCAQCGKQFGEEGFHERDGKPYCREDYFDMFAPKCGGCNRAIMENYISALNSQWHPDCFVCRDCKKPVSGKSFYAMEGQPVCPKCVGVDDDEEEEEDCRQKFQGGSFFDHEGLPYCETHYHAKRGSLCAGCHKPITGRCITAMFRKFHPEHFVCAFCLKQLNKGTFKEQNDKPYCHGCFEKLFG; encoded by the exons ATGGAGACGACGCGGGTTCCCGAAGAGGAGAACCTGTACCAGGTGTACAATCACGAGAAAGCGACCGGCAACCTCGTTACTCTCG ATGCGCTGCTGGCGGACTTGCAGAACACCGTGTCGTCGGAAGGGAATCACGTCGGCGGTAACGCGACACCCGGTTACGGATCATTGAATGGCGCGCGCACTCACGTGACCACCGGGTATAGATCCTACGATAATCGAACctcgccgctgccgccgcaaTCG CCTACTTATCAGAACCGTGAGGCGATAGAGGAAACCATCGGTAAAACCGGAAGCGCGTCTTACACGCAGACCAGCGCCGGAGGAAAAATGCCCTCCCTCAATAACAATCTGTCCGAGCTGGACACTCTTCTGCAAGATCTGAGCAATGCGCGCTATAACGCTCATTATCAGGAAAGAG ACAGCCGCGTATCCACGACGGGAATGAACGGGGGCGCGATTAGTCCCATGCTCCGCTCCCCAAGTAGTATGTCAGCTTCTCGACCCACCGTCGACTCATTGCTCGAGGAGCTAAGCACCGCCGTGCCTAATGG AGACTACCCCGCCGATGGAAAGGTGAGAGTCACCATACAAGAAACATCCACGGAGATACAGCCGGTCTATGACGGCTATCCCTCCAGTCAGCATGGATCGCTGAATCGCACCGAGGTTCAGAGGAGTTACTCTAACAATCATACCGCGAGTAACGCTACCAAGGAGCTGGACGATCTAATGGCTTCGCTTTCCGAGTTCAAG ATCAACAGCGGCACCCATCAGCATCAGACGGTGACCGACTCGCCGTACGCGAAGCCCAACAAGGCCACGAAGAGTTCGCAAAGCCCGTTACCCACCGTTGAGGGCACGCGCGTCCACATCACCGAGACTCACACGACCCATCAGTATCTTCCGGGGGAGAGCCAATCCCTCAAGCAGAACCAGTTGGATTCTATGCTTGGGAACCTCCAGGCCGACATGAGCCGCCAAGGTGTTAACACGACTCAGAAGGGATGCTGCAGCGCCTGCGAGAAACCCATCGTGGGCCAG GTGATAACCGCCCTGGGCAAAACGTGGCATCCGGAACATTTTACGTGCACTCATTGCAATCAGGAATTGGGCACGAGGAACTTCTTCGAAAGAGAGGGCCATCCCTACTGCGAAACAGATTATCACAACTTGTTCTCGCCCCGCTGCGCTTATTGTAACGGGCCTATTCTTGAT AAATGCGTGACCGCCCTGGAAAAGACCTGGCACACCGAGCACTTCTTCTGCGCTCAATGCGGCAAGCAGTTTGGCGAGGAGGGCTTCCACGAGCGGGACGGCAAACCGTATTGCCGCGAGGACTACTTTGACATGTTTGCGCCCAAATGCGGTGGCTGCAATCGTGCCATCATGGAGAACTATATATCGGCGCTAAACAGCCAGTGGCATCCAGACTGCTTCGTTTGCCGG GACTGCAAGAAGCCGGTCTCCGGAAAGTCCTTCTACGCGATGGAGGGACAGCCGGTGTGCCCCAAGTGCGTCGGGGTGGACGAtgacgaagaggaagaggag GATTGCCGGCAGAAGTTCCAGGGGGGTTCCTTCTTCGATCACGAGGGACTGCCCTATTGCGAGACGCACTACCACGCCAAGAGGGGATCCTTGTGCGCAGGATGTCACAAGCCTATCACTG GTCGCTGCATAACGGCGATGTTCCGCAAATTCCATCCCGAGCACTTCGTGTGCGCATTCTGCCTGAAGCAGCTGAACAAGGGCACGTTCAAGGAGCAGAACGACAAGCCCTACTGCCACGGCTGCTTCGAGAAGCTCTTCGGATAA